CCCTCCGTCGGCAAAAAGCTATGCAATAGTGTCGATAACGTAGTTCGACAAACGACGAAATTCAGCGGACGTCGCCGCCGAACGAGAAACCCGAATCGCGGTCGTCGCGCCGCTCGGCGTCGTCGTCGGCGTCGTCACCGTCCGAGGGCGCCGTGTCGTCGGTCGTCGATTCTCGCGACGGCGGCTCGTCGGCGGACCGGTCGTCGTTTCGGTCGCTACCGAGTCTCCCGTCGCCGGTTCGGTCGCTGGAAGATCCGCTAGCGTCGCCAGCGCCGCCAGCGCCGCCGTCGTCGCCGTCGGGTCCGTACCCGCGGTTCTCGTCTCCGTCGTTTCCGTCATGGTCGCCGTCGCCGTCGTCCGGAAGCGGCACCAGCGCGAACGCCTCGTTCGAGCGCCCGAGCACCATCAGTTCGTACATTCGGAAGTACGTCTGGACCACGATGCCGACGGGGAGGGCGACGAAGAGGAACGCCACCAGGGCGACGAGTACCGTCAGCGCACCCAGCACGGCGGTCACGACCGACAACGTCGCGCCGAACGCACTCGCGATGGCGATGAGGACGATGACGGTTACCGCGCCGATGACGAGTGCGGGGATCGCCACGACGATGCTGGTGACGATGCCGACGCCGATGCCGAGGATGGCCCGCATGACGAGGTAGACGAGGTACTGCTTCCACTCGTCGCGGAGCGTCGGCCAGAAGCGTCGCCACCCCTCGACGACGCCGACGTCGTCGACGAGCATCACCGCGGTGACGAACGTGTCCGTCAGTCCGACGAGCAGACCGACGACGATGCCGAGGAGGGCGGCGAGGGCGAACACAGCCAGCAGGCCCGCGCCACCGAGTCCGGCGAAGATCCCGGGGTCGATGCCGAAACCGGACAGGAGTCCGGGTGCGGCGAACGCGAGCACGAAGAGGGCGACGCCGACGAATATCGGGATACCGACGAGAAGGTTGAGGATTAACTTGAAACCGAACAGTCGAAGGCCTTTGCCGAGTCGACGGCGGAACGGACTGCGGATGCGCACGTCTCCGGTGCGGAGGGCGTCGAGGAAGACGAAGCGCATCACGTCGCCGACGAGTCCGAACAGGAGACTCAGGAGGACGAGAACCGCGACGAGACCACCGAAGAGGAGGGCGATTTCGGTGAGCGTGCCGGGGTCTACGTCCGGCGTCGGCTGCGGCGCCGGCGTCGGCCCCGGTTGCGTCGGCGCGTCGCCGACGTTGCTGAACCCGCCGAGGTTCGGCGGACTACCGCCGGTGCTCAGCGCGCCGAGGAAGAAGACGATCACTGCGAGTCGGAGCCACCGACCGAGGCTGAACGGGAACAGAAACCGACGACTCGAATCTATCGCGTCGTCGATTGCGTCGATTGCGTACCAGGGCACGGTCGCATGATTTCACCCACACGACAAATACGTTGCCGTCGAAAGGGCGGAATTCGACCGACCACGCGGTCGTCTACGTGGTCGTCTGCACGGCCGGGAGGCGACGACTACAGCGTCAGTACGTCGTGGCGCTCGACAGTGGCGTCGGAGTCGATGGCGTCGACCTCCTGCGTCGGCCACTCGCCGGTCCTGGTCAGCACCTCGAAGCCGTCCTCGGTGACGAGCACCGTGTCCTCGCTCTTGGCGCCCTGAATCGTCGGGTTCCACGCGTACGCCATCGGCGTCCGGACGAGGTCGTCGGCCGTCGGACTCCCGAACCACTCGCGCCCGGCGTAGCCGGCCGCGCCGCCCTGGTGGTGGTTTCGCCACTCGTCGGGGTAGTCGACGTGCTCGTACGCGTTCTGAATCGCCTCGAACACCGCCGACGCCTGACCGTCGTCACGCGCCACGTCGCGCGTCGCCGCCAGCGCCGTCGTTTCGACCCGCGCCGCGTTCTGGAATCGCTCTGCGAGCCACTCCGGCGGGTCGAACGCGACGGTCCGGGTCATGCTCGCGTGGAGACCGCCGCGTTCGGCGGTCACGGAGACGAGCGCGTAGTCGCCGAGCGGTTCGAGTTTCGGCGTGTAGTGGCGGTACGACTGCGCGCGCTCGGCCCCGCCGACGAGCACGACGGGCGCGTTGATGCCGCGAGCCGAGAGGGTCACGCGCAGCGCCGACGCCGCCTCGTGCTCGGTGTCCTCGGGTTCCAGTTGGCGACAGACCTGCTCGACGGCCGCGGCGGTGTCGCGGCCGAGTTTCCGGTAGGCTTCGATGTCGCCTTGCGAGAGCGGTTGCCGGAGCGCCGAGGCGTCGACCGTCTCGAACCCCGGGACGTCGAAGTCCGCCGCGGCGCTCTCGGGCGAGTGTTCGGCGACCAGTTCCGCGAGCGACGACTCGTACCACTGCCCCGACTCTACCGAAAACTCCTCAGGGAGTTCCTCGTCGGCGAGGCGCGGCGCTTCGATGTTGTCGGTGACGACGCGGAACTCGCCGTCTTCGGCGTCTCCGTTCTCCGCAACGACGTAACCTGCGGCGGCGACGCCGAGGTCGGCCGTCGCGCTGACGACGTTGTCGCCGCCGGTGAGCCACGCGAAGGAGTTCGGGCGGGCGAACCAGACGGCGTCGAGACCGGTCTCGTCGAGATACTCGCCGAGTCGCCGCCGCCGGTCGGCCAGCCGCTCAGAATCGGTCGCGTCGACGCTTCCGCTCTCGTTGGTCCCGGTATCGTCGGTGTGGTCGGTCACGTTCGAGTTGAACGGCGGCACGTACTTCAACCGGTCGAAGGCGGTCACCGGCTTCGTCCTCGACCCGACGGACTCGACGACTGGGCGTTCGAAGATCCGACCAGATGACCGTTCGGACAGGTCTAAGTACGCTCGTTCCCGAATCTGCGCTAGGAATTATGCTGAGAACACGCACCCGCCCGGACTGGTTCTCGTTCCGGCGCTTCGCGGCGTTCACCACCGCGTCGACGGGACTACTCATGATGTTGGGCATCTACACCGCCGCGACCGGCTCAGGACTCGCCTGTTCCGCGCAGTGGCCGCTCTGCGACAACGGCCTGCTACCCCAGACCGTTCCGAGCTTCATCGAGTGGTTCCACCGCCTCGTCGCGATGGTCGTCGGCTTCCAGATTCTCGGGACGGCCGCGTGGGCCTGGAAGCGCGGGAGCAACCGCAGCGTCAAGCTGTCGATGACGCTCGCGCTCGCCGTGTTGCCGCTGCAGGTGAGCATCGGCGCGGTGACGGTGACGCTGTCCGGACTCGTTCCGAACGGCTACTCGGTGCCGACGCAGGCCGCCCACTTCGTCGTCGCGCTGATCATCTTCGGCTCGCTGACGTACGGCACGCTGCGCGCCTACGAGGGCCGCTTCCGTCGCTCGGCACTCGAACGCGTGAACCTCGCGCTTCCGGCGGCGCTGATACTCGTCGCGTTCGCGGCGCTGACGAGTCGCGTCTGGGACGTCGTTCCGTACGGACCGACGGCGCAACCGGTGTTCATCGGCGCGTCGCTGGCGGTCGTCGCGGCGCTGCTGGCGGCGCTGCTGTGGCTCTCGCGGGCGTCGGCCGCGCAGGTGGCGGTGGCGCGACTCCGCCCGCTAGTTCTCTCCGCGCTCGGCCTCGTCGTCGTCTCCGCGCTCCTCGGTCGTGACCTCGTCGCGTACACGGCGCTCGTTCGCGACCTCAACGCGTTGCTGCTTGGTCTCGCACTCGTCAGCATCGCCGCGGCGACGTTGCTCGCTCGGCGGGCGGAGACGGCCGGAACGCCGCCGACGCACGGCGTCAGCGGCGACTAATCGCTGACTCTCCACATTCCATGATTTTTATTCGTGCGGTGACTTTCTCGGTTGAAAAACACATCAATCGGGGTGGTGGTATCGCGTCAGGAAGAAAAGTTGAAACGTCTGCTCGGCCTCGTCTATTGATATGAAGTCGAACGGTCAGTCTGGCGTCAGTCGTCGGACGTACCTGAAGTTTGTCGGGGCGAGCAGCGTCGCGGGAATCACCGCAACCGCCGGATGCACCGTCGATAGCGGCGGCGACGGCGGTGGCGGCGGAGACGGCGGATCCGGCAACGACACCGGAACCGACGGCGGCAACGGCAACGGCGACGGCGGAAACATGGAGATCGTCCCCGGAACCGCGCCGGGATTCCCGCCGTTCGAGTTCAAAAACGAGTCGGGCGAACTGGTCGGCTTCGACATCGACCTGCTGTCGGCGGTCGTCGAAGAGACCGACTACACGCTCGCCGCCTGGGAGGAGTTCGAGTTCGACTCGCTCATCCCAGCGCTGCAGAACGACCGCATCGACGTCATCGCCGCCGCGATGACCATCACCGAGGACCGTCAGGAGACGATCGCGTTCTCGGACCCCTACTACAACGCCGACCAGGCGATTCTGGTCAGCGGCGACGGCGACTTCAGTCCGCAGTCGCTCGACGACCTCTCCGGGCAGACCGTCGGTGCTCAGGAGGGGACAACCGGCGCGGGCGTCGTCGAAGACGAACTCGTCGCCGACGGCGACATCCAGCAGTCGAACTTCCGCACGTACGGCAACTACGTGCTGGCGGTGCAGGACCTCGAAAACGGCAACGTCGACGCGCTTGTCATCGACCAGCCCGTCGCGCAGACGTTCGCCGACCAGCGCAACGTCGAAATCGCGTTCGTCTACGAGACGGGCGAGCGCTACGGCTTCGGTCTCCGACAGAACGACGACGACGTCGTCTCCGCGCTCAACGAGGGCCTGCAGGCGGTCCGCGACAGCGGCCGATACGAGGAGATTCGCAACGAGTGGTTCGGCGGCTCCGGCGAGGAAGCGTCGGGCAACGAGTCCTCGGGTAACGAGTCCGGGAACAGCTCGAACTCGTCCGCCGTCGGGGAGTAACGGATGGACCCGACGGTCGTCGCACAGGCCACGGGCGACTGGGCGTTCGTCATCGACAACGCCCCGTATCTCCTCGTCGGTGCAGTGCTGACAGTGACACTCACCGTCGTCAGCATGCTTCTCGGCTTTCTCGTCGGGTTCCCGGCGGGTATCGTGGAGGTGTACGGCGGCCGGGTGAGTCGGTTCGTCGTCGAAGTCGTCGGCATCGTGCTTCGAGGGACACCCATCGTCGTCATCCTCATCTTCATGTACTTCGTCTTCTCGACACCGAGTCTCACGCTCGGACTGTTCGACGTGACCGTGACGCTCTCGGACGCGTTCATCGCGGGCGCGTTGGGTCTCGGTCTGCGGAGTGCGGCGTACCAGTCGCAGATCTTCCGCGGCGCGATTCAGAGCGTCGACGAGGGACAGTTGGAGGCGGCGCGCTCGGTTGGGATGAGCAAGCTCGAGGCCATCCGCTACGTCGTCGTCCCGCAGGCGCTCCGACGGTCGGTTCCGGGCTTCCAGAACGAGGTGACTATCGTCCTCAAAGACACCAGCGTCGTCTTCGCCATCGGTCTCGCCGAACTGCTGACGCGAAGCTACGACCTGTTCGTCCGGCAGACGACGGCCGTGCTGGAAGTCGTGCTGTTCGTCAGCGCAATCTACTTCGTGCTGACGTTCGTCACGAACCGGGGACTGGATCTCGTCGGGTCGTACTACGAGATACCAGGCGGTGAGCAGGCGTGACGGCGATTTCGCGCGTTTCGAGCGGTCAGACGGAGGTCGACACAGATGAGCGATAGCGATACTACACATCTACTGGAGGTGGACCGCGTCTCCCAGAGCTACGGGACCGAGAAAGTACTCCGCGACATCAGTTTCGAGATGGACCGGGGCGACGTGACGGTGCTCGTCGGCCCGAGCGGGTCGGGGAAGTCGACGATGCTCCGGTGCGTCAACCGACTCACCGAAGTCGACAGCGGCGACATCTACCTTGACGGCGAGCGGGTGACCGGTCCGGACGCGGACGTCAACGAACTCCGCAAGCAGGTCGGGATGGTGTTTCAGGACTTCAACCTCTTTGCGCACCTCACGGCGAGACAAAACGTCACGCTCGGCCCGCGCCGCGTCCTCGGCCTCAGCAAGGAGGAGGCACGAAAGCGCGCTGACGAACACCTGGAGATGGTCGGACTCGCGCCGCAGACGGATTCGTATCCCGGCGAGCTCTCCGGCGGTCAGAAGCAGCGCGTCGGCATCGCCCGCGCGCTCGCGATGGAGCCGAAACTGATGCTGTTCGACGAGCCGACGAGCGCGCTCGACCCCGAACTCATTGGGGAGGTGCTGGAGGTGATGCACGACCTCGCCGAGCGCGGCATGACGATGCTCGTCGTCACCCACGAGATGAGCTTCGCGCGCTCTGTCGCCTCCGAGATGCTGTTTCTCGACGGCGGTCGCATCGTCGAACGCGGCCCGCCCGAACAGCTGTTCGACCGCCCCGAACAGGATCGCACGGCGTCGTTCCTGCGGCGCATCACCGAGATGCACTCATGAGCGAACCAGTCGTCGACGCCACCCGGGAGAGCGAAGGCGAACCGCGCCTCTCGACCGGCGCGGTCGGGCGGGCGCTACTCGTCGCCGCCGGGGTGGTTTTCTGGGGCTGGCTCCTGCTTCGGTGGGCCAACGACTGGCTCGGCGGCCTGCTCGTGCCGGTCGGCCAGCCGTTCGTCGCGCCGGCGACGATCGAGTCGCTCGGAGCGGGGGTTCCGGGCCTCGCGGGGGCGTTCGACGCGCTCGCGTTCGCCGTCGAGTATCTGCCGATACTCTCAGAGGGGGTGTGGCTCACGCTCGTACTCACGGTCGTGGGCATCTTCTTCGGCTTCTTCATCGCCGTGCCGCTGAGCGTTGCCCGCGTCTACGGCAACCTCACGAAGTACGTCTCGCTCGTCTACACCGAACTCCTGCGCGGGACGCCACTTCTCGCGCAGTTGTTCGTGCTCTACTACGGGCTGAACTTCTCGGGGCTCGTCCCCGGTTTCCTCGACGGCGTGTTCGCCAACAACGCCGCGTGGGCGGCGCTCGTCGGCTTTATCCTCAACAGCGCCGCCTACCAGGCGGAGTACATCCGCTCGGCGCTGCAGAGCGTCGACACCGGACAGCTCACGGCGGGGCGCGCCATCGGTCTCTCGAAAATACAGGCGATCCGCTACGTCGTGCTCCCGCAGGGGCTCCGATTCGCCATCCCCGGGTGGACGAACGAGCTCATCTACCTCATCAAGTACTCCTCGCTGGCGGCGTTCATCACCGTCCCCGAGCTGTTCAAGCGCGCCAACGACATCGCCTCCTCGAACTTCCGCTACACGGCGATGTTCACCATCACCGCGCTGCTCTACCTCGCGCTCGTCATCACGGCGTCTCGGCTGATGAACTACGTCGAGGACCGGACGTCAATTCCGGGATTAGGAACCGGAAGCAAGCGGTAGCGGGCGTTCAGAACTCCATCACGACTTCGATACCCTCCGTCTCGTAGTTCGTCATCGCCGCCAGTCGCTCCGGCACCTCGTTGAGCGACACTTCGCGACTCACGAGCGCGCCGGGGTCCACGTCGCCCGTCGCCAACAGACCCAACAGTTCCTCGTAGCGCGTCGGCGGCATGCCGCGGGAGCCGAGGAAGGAGATCTCCTGCATCGTCATTCTGTCCGTGGGCAGCGACACCTCGCCGCGCTCCTTCTCCGTCGTCAACCCGAGTTGGACGTGCGTGCCACGCTTGCGCAGCGAAAATACCGAGTTCCGGCACGTCTCTTCGAGGCCGAGCGCGTCGACGGAGACGTGCGCGCCACCGTCGGTCTCGGCGCGAATCGCGCTCGTCACGCCGCGACTGTCGAGTTCGCTCGCGTCGACGGTGGCGTCCGCGCCCACCTCGCGTGCGAGGTCCAACTTTCGGGCGTCGATGTCGACGGCGACCACACGCGCACCGACGGCGTTCGCCACTTGAACCGCCGAGAGACCGACGCCACCGCAGCCGTGGACCGCCACCCAGTCGCCCGTTCGGAGGTTGGCGCGGTGCGTGAGTCCGTGGAAGGCGGTCATGAACCGACAGCCGAGGGCTGCCACGTCGCGAGCGGCGACGCCGTCTGGCAGCGGCATCGCGTTGTAGTCGGCATAGGGGACGTGGACCTGCTCGGCGAACGCGCCGGGGGCCTCGGCCTGAAAGCCGAGCGAGAGCCCGTCCTCGCAGACGTTCCCGTGGCCGTTCCGGCAGTACGGACAGGTGCCGTCGCCGAGGTTGAACGGGACGGCGATTCGGTCGCCCTCGCGGAGGTGGTCGACGCGCTCGCCGACGGCGACGACGCGGCCCGCGGGTTCGTGGCCGAGAATCTGGCCTTCGGGTACTTGGTCGTCGGCCCACTCGCCGTGGCCCTGCCACGCGTGCCAGTCGCTCCGGCAGATGCCGCAGGCCTCGACGTCGACGACGACGCCGTGCGGGTTCGGGTCGGGAGCGTCTACCTCTTCAACGACGAGCGGTTCACCGTACTCGCGTAAGACTGCGGCACGCATGCGCCGAGGTATGCGAAGTCGTCACAAAAACCTGCGCGTTCGACGGGCGGATAGGGCGGTACGCCGACACTGATTGCAGACGGAGAGTGTGTACCGTCGACGAGACTCTCCGCAAAGATAATTTCCCTGATTCAATCAAAATGTTTAGTCATTTATCGTGTGAACATACGAAGTGCGCGATTCGACCATGAAACGAAGACAGTTCCTCACATCGACCGGACTCGCCGCGGCGGCCGCGACGCTGCCCGGCGTCACAGGCGCCACCCGAGCAAAGCAGCGCGACGACGGCTACGTCCCCGACCCCAGCGCGTATCTCACTAACGAACAACTTGCCGACGAACTGGCGCAGCTCGAAGCGGACAGCGACCTCATCGACCTCCGCCAGATCGGCAAGTCGGCGGGCTGCAGCGACCCGCTCTGGGAGGTGCAACTCGGCGACGGCGACACGAACGTCCACCTCATCACCCAGATTCACGGCGACGAACCCGCCGGAACCGAGGCGATACTCGTCGTCCTCAGGCAGTTGACCACGAACACCGACCGATTCGCGGACGTGCTCGACAACATGTCGCTGACCATCGTGCCGCGGGTCAACCCCGACGGCGCGATGTACGCGCGCGACTACGACGGCGACGGTAATTCCGAGCGCATCACCCGCCGACAGAACACGCAGTCGTGGGACGACGACGACTCCCGCTACGAGCCGTACTACCACAACGCCGAGAACCCGCCGGAGGGGTACGACATGAACCGCGACTTCAACATCCGGACCGACTTCGACGCCCCGGAGGACGCGGAGGCCGACTGGTGGACGGAGATCGAAGAAGAAGAAGACGGTGAAGGAGAGCCCCAGTGGCAACTCGACATGCCGTATCGAGACAACACGCTGAAAGCCAGCGGTCTCAGGCTCACGCCGGAGGTTCGAGCGGTCACCGAGTCGTTCCTCGAGGCGGATCCAGACTACGCCATCACGCACCACCACCAGGGGATTCCGCGCGACCCTGAACAGAGGGGCAAGGAGCCGTCGGTGATGAGCGTCATGGCCGCGTTCGGCCCGTCGTACCTGAAGCGCGCGCCGTTCTACGACCCGAAGGAGGACCAGCCGGTCGCCGACGTCGTCAACCCCTTCATCGACCGCGAGACGAGCCAGCGGTCGCTCAGGCTGAACACGCTCGTGGCCGACCGCCTCGCCGAGGAGGGGCCGTGGGACGTCTTCGACACCGTTACACGGTACGGCTACACGACGCTGTGGGGGTCGTACCTCGACGCGATGTGTCCGCAGACCGACGCCGCCGGAATGCTTTACGAGGTATCGGGGCAGTCCGACGAAGTCGGTTCGCGCGCGTACGGGCTGAAAGTTGAGGTGTCGAGAGCGGGGTTCGTCGAGTCGTTCGAGGCGATGGCCGACGATCCGACGCTGGACGAGGTGAACGAGAACGCCTACTTCCAGATTCCGCTGGCAGGCGACGAAATCGAGGACGCGTACCCGCCCGGAACGTCCCCCGACGCCGCGCGAGCGGCACGCCGAACGGCGGCGAAGACTCGCTAGCACGGACGCGGCGCTCGCCCTAAAGCCCCGTCACGACGACCCGCGAATCGGCACGCTGGAGCGTCGGTTCCTTCGCTTCGTGACGGAATACCGCCACGACCGACACTCCAGCAGTGCGTACGTTCTACTTCAGCCCGAAAAACGTTTAGGACATTCGTCTTCCTTACGAAAGTCGATTCATCCGAGATGGATTTCGAGCCATGAGACGGCGACAGTACCTCGCGGCGGTCGGAGCAACCGTCGCTTCGGCGACGAGCGCCGCTAACTCGGTCGTCGGCGCGACGTGTGTTGAGACCAGACAGACAACCAACAACCGCGCGTCGCTCACCAACGACCGACTCGCGGCCGAACTGCGGTCGCTGGACAAGCGGTCGTCACTCGTCGCACTCCGGCGAATCGGTCGCTCCGCCGGTCGGGATGACCCGCTGTGGGAACTCAGAATCGGCGAGGGCGGGACGAACGTCCACATCGTGACGCAGTTACACGGCGACGAACCCGCCGGAACCGAGGCGGTACTGGCGGTCGTTCGCGAACTGGTCGACGACCCCGAAGCCAACGCCGGCATCCTCGACGGACTCACGCTCACCATCGTCCCCCGGGCGAACCCCGACGGCGCGATGTACGCGCGCGACGACGACGGCGACGGTGACTCCGAACGCCTGACCCGCCGCGAGAACGTCCAACCGTGGCGACAGCGCGACTCCCGACACGAACCCGACTACCACACCGGCGACCGGGCTCCCGGCTACGACCTGAACCGGGACTTCGACCCGACCGCCGGAGTCACCGGTGCGGGTCGTTCGTCTCGAAACCGTGCGTCCGGAGGGTGGACGCAGTACGAGGAGGACGGCAAGCGCCGGTGGCGACACGACCGGACGTACCGGGAGTACCCCTCCGCGGGTGCGGTCTCGGCCTCACGCCGGAAGTCGCCGCCGTCGTCGACTCCTACCGATATGCGCGCCCCGACGTGGCGATAACGCACCACCACAAGAGCGTCGCGCCGCGCGGACGGGGAACGGAGACCCCGTCGCTCCTGAGCGTCATGGGAGCGTTCGGGCCGTCGTATCTCGAACGCGCGCCGTCGTACGAACCGGACGAGCCTCTCGAAAGCGTCGTCAACCCGTTTCTCGACGCCGAGACGAGTCGGCGCTCGCTTCGGCTGAACGCCCTCGTCGCCCTCCAACTCACCGCAGACGGTCGGTTCGGGACGGTGACGCGCTACGGCTACGAACCGCTCTGGGGGTCGTACCTCGACGCGCTCTCCCCGGAGACCAACGCCGCTGGAATGCTGTACGAAGTCGCCGGGCAGTCCGACGAGGCCGACAGCATCGACTACGACCACAAGGTCGCCGTCTCGCGGGCGGCGTTTCGACGGACGCTCGAGGCGCTGGCGGCGGACCCCGACCTCCGGGCCGTCGACGAGAACCGGTACTTCGACCTCCCGCTGGAGTCGGGGGGTCCCACGAATCGGTGAGTGGTCGAATAGGCGGTCGATGGCCGGTGGACGAACGGTGACCGCCCGCCTCAGAAGAAGTCGGTGAGACCGGCCTGACCGTCATCGCTGTCGCGGTCATCTTCGCCGTCTACGTCGGCATCGGCGGGTACGCTTTCGGCGTCGTCGTCGGCCGACTCCGCCGCTTCGTCCGTTTCCGTTTTCTCTTCGTCGTCCGCGGCGGTCCGCGTTGAGTCGGCTGTACCCGCTGCGTCCCCATCGGCGTCGCTCGGCGATTCCGCGAACGCGCCGCCGGAGTGCGCCTCCATCGCCTTCTCGCGCAATTCCTGCGCGTCCTCGACGATGGACTGCACCTTCTTCGT
This genomic stretch from Haloprofundus salilacus harbors:
- a CDS encoding M14 family zinc carboxypeptidase; the encoded protein is MRRRQYLAAVGATVASATSAANSVVGATCVETRQTTNNRASLTNDRLAAELRSLDKRSSLVALRRIGRSAGRDDPLWELRIGEGGTNVHIVTQLHGDEPAGTEAVLAVVRELVDDPEANAGILDGLTLTIVPRANPDGAMYARDDDGDGDSERLTRRENVQPWRQRDSRHEPDYHTGDRAPGYDLNRDFDPTAGVTGAGRSSRNRASGGWTQYEEDGKRRWRHDRTYREYPSAGAVSASRRKSPPSSTPTDMRAPTWR
- a CDS encoding zinc-dependent alcohol dehydrogenase family protein, yielding MRAAVLREYGEPLVVEEVDAPDPNPHGVVVDVEACGICRSDWHAWQGHGEWADDQVPEGQILGHEPAGRVVAVGERVDHLREGDRIAVPFNLGDGTCPYCRNGHGNVCEDGLSLGFQAEAPGAFAEQVHVPYADYNAMPLPDGVAARDVAALGCRFMTAFHGLTHRANLRTGDWVAVHGCGGVGLSAVQVANAVGARVVAVDIDARKLDLAREVGADATVDASELDSRGVTSAIRAETDGGAHVSVDALGLEETCRNSVFSLRKRGTHVQLGLTTEKERGEVSLPTDRMTMQEISFLGSRGMPPTRYEELLGLLATGDVDPGALVSREVSLNEVPERLAAMTNYETEGIEVVMEF
- a CDS encoding M24 family metallopeptidase; the encoded protein is MADRRRRLGEYLDETGLDAVWFARPNSFAWLTGGDNVVSATADLGVAAAGYVVAENGDAEDGEFRVVTDNIEAPRLADEELPEEFSVESGQWYESSLAELVAEHSPESAAADFDVPGFETVDASALRQPLSQGDIEAYRKLGRDTAAAVEQVCRQLEPEDTEHEAASALRVTLSARGINAPVVLVGGAERAQSYRHYTPKLEPLGDYALVSVTAERGGLHASMTRTVAFDPPEWLAERFQNAARVETTALAATRDVARDDGQASAVFEAIQNAYEHVDYPDEWRNHHQGGAAGYAGREWFGSPTADDLVRTPMAYAWNPTIQGAKSEDTVLVTEDGFEVLTRTGEWPTQEVDAIDSDATVERHDVLTL
- a CDS encoding COX15/CtaA family protein — protein: MLRTRTRPDWFSFRRFAAFTTASTGLLMMLGIYTAATGSGLACSAQWPLCDNGLLPQTVPSFIEWFHRLVAMVVGFQILGTAAWAWKRGSNRSVKLSMTLALAVLPLQVSIGAVTVTLSGLVPNGYSVPTQAAHFVVALIIFGSLTYGTLRAYEGRFRRSALERVNLALPAALILVAFAALTSRVWDVVPYGPTAQPVFIGASLAVVAALLAALLWLSRASAAQVAVARLRPLVLSALGLVVVSALLGRDLVAYTALVRDLNALLLGLALVSIAAATLLARRAETAGTPPTHGVSGD
- a CDS encoding amino acid ABC transporter permease, whose product is MSEPVVDATRESEGEPRLSTGAVGRALLVAAGVVFWGWLLLRWANDWLGGLLVPVGQPFVAPATIESLGAGVPGLAGAFDALAFAVEYLPILSEGVWLTLVLTVVGIFFGFFIAVPLSVARVYGNLTKYVSLVYTELLRGTPLLAQLFVLYYGLNFSGLVPGFLDGVFANNAAWAALVGFILNSAAYQAEYIRSALQSVDTGQLTAGRAIGLSKIQAIRYVVLPQGLRFAIPGWTNELIYLIKYSSLAAFITVPELFKRANDIASSNFRYTAMFTITALLYLALVITASRLMNYVEDRTSIPGLGTGSKR
- a CDS encoding M14 family zinc carboxypeptidase, yielding MKRRQFLTSTGLAAAAATLPGVTGATRAKQRDDGYVPDPSAYLTNEQLADELAQLEADSDLIDLRQIGKSAGCSDPLWEVQLGDGDTNVHLITQIHGDEPAGTEAILVVLRQLTTNTDRFADVLDNMSLTIVPRVNPDGAMYARDYDGDGNSERITRRQNTQSWDDDDSRYEPYYHNAENPPEGYDMNRDFNIRTDFDAPEDAEADWWTEIEEEEDGEGEPQWQLDMPYRDNTLKASGLRLTPEVRAVTESFLEADPDYAITHHHQGIPRDPEQRGKEPSVMSVMAAFGPSYLKRAPFYDPKEDQPVADVVNPFIDRETSQRSLRLNTLVADRLAEEGPWDVFDTVTRYGYTTLWGSYLDAMCPQTDAAGMLYEVSGQSDEVGSRAYGLKVEVSRAGFVESFEAMADDPTLDEVNENAYFQIPLAGDEIEDAYPPGTSPDAARAARRTAAKTR
- a CDS encoding DUF7544 domain-containing protein produces the protein MPWYAIDAIDDAIDSSRRFLFPFSLGRWLRLAVIVFFLGALSTGGSPPNLGGFSNVGDAPTQPGPTPAPQPTPDVDPGTLTEIALLFGGLVAVLVLLSLLFGLVGDVMRFVFLDALRTGDVRIRSPFRRRLGKGLRLFGFKLILNLLVGIPIFVGVALFVLAFAAPGLLSGFGIDPGIFAGLGGAGLLAVFALAALLGIVVGLLVGLTDTFVTAVMLVDDVGVVEGWRRFWPTLRDEWKQYLVYLVMRAILGIGVGIVTSIVVAIPALVIGAVTVIVLIAIASAFGATLSVVTAVLGALTVLVALVAFLFVALPVGIVVQTYFRMYELMVLGRSNEAFALVPLPDDGDGDHDGNDGDENRGYGPDGDDGGAGGAGDASGSSSDRTGDGRLGSDRNDDRSADEPPSRESTTDDTAPSDGDDADDDAERRDDRDSGFSFGGDVR
- a CDS encoding amino acid ABC transporter ATP-binding protein, which produces MSDSDTTHLLEVDRVSQSYGTEKVLRDISFEMDRGDVTVLVGPSGSGKSTMLRCVNRLTEVDSGDIYLDGERVTGPDADVNELRKQVGMVFQDFNLFAHLTARQNVTLGPRRVLGLSKEEARKRADEHLEMVGLAPQTDSYPGELSGGQKQRVGIARALAMEPKLMLFDEPTSALDPELIGEVLEVMHDLAERGMTMLVVTHEMSFARSVASEMLFLDGGRIVERGPPEQLFDRPEQDRTASFLRRITEMHS
- a CDS encoding amino acid ABC transporter permease, yielding MDPTVVAQATGDWAFVIDNAPYLLVGAVLTVTLTVVSMLLGFLVGFPAGIVEVYGGRVSRFVVEVVGIVLRGTPIVVILIFMYFVFSTPSLTLGLFDVTVTLSDAFIAGALGLGLRSAAYQSQIFRGAIQSVDEGQLEAARSVGMSKLEAIRYVVVPQALRRSVPGFQNEVTIVLKDTSVVFAIGLAELLTRSYDLFVRQTTAVLEVVLFVSAIYFVLTFVTNRGLDLVGSYYEIPGGEQA
- a CDS encoding basic amino acid ABC transporter substrate-binding protein; amino-acid sequence: MKSNGQSGVSRRTYLKFVGASSVAGITATAGCTVDSGGDGGGGGDGGSGNDTGTDGGNGNGDGGNMEIVPGTAPGFPPFEFKNESGELVGFDIDLLSAVVEETDYTLAAWEEFEFDSLIPALQNDRIDVIAAAMTITEDRQETIAFSDPYYNADQAILVSGDGDFSPQSLDDLSGQTVGAQEGTTGAGVVEDELVADGDIQQSNFRTYGNYVLAVQDLENGNVDALVIDQPVAQTFADQRNVEIAFVYETGERYGFGLRQNDDDVVSALNEGLQAVRDSGRYEEIRNEWFGGSGEEASGNESSGNESGNSSNSSAVGE